Proteins co-encoded in one Fusarium musae strain F31 chromosome 3, whole genome shotgun sequence genomic window:
- a CDS encoding hypothetical protein (EggNog:ENOG41), with protein sequence MGDNDEKKTSRSPEPEPETGSARRSLDTTTTEEGDVIAPAQDVQRQISSHEKDNGDMFPPRTDVPPPPPNGGYGWVCCACVATINAHTWGLNSSYGVFLAHFIANNTFPGATSLHYAFVGSLSIACAMLVSPLATLCVREFGTKPTLFAGIVLETASLICASFATKIYQLFLTQGVCFGLGMGLLFVPSVGIVPQWFTTRRSLANGISAAGSGLGGLLYSLAAGAIIRNISLAWAYRILGIIVFVVNIICTILLKDRNKIIGSRQAPFDLGLLKRAEFILLLGYGWFSMLGYVVLIFSLANYANFIGLDASQAAMVSAIFNLGQAAGRPFIGYFSDRTGRINMACGTTWLAAILVFAIWINAKSYGLLLFFTIVGGGMAGTYWATVAPVTAEVVGLADVPAALNLTWVIISLPCTFSTPIALQIVAGTGKYIGAQIFVGVMYIAGGLCLFFLRGWKIGELREIARATNHDPEEIHRVRSQASGAISIKSRRVGRKKMIAECYKPSKV encoded by the coding sequence ATGGGAGACAACGACGAGAAAAAGACCTCCCGGTCcccggagccggagccggagacGGGTTCGGCTCGGAGGAGTCTCGACACCACCACTACCGAAGAAGGCGATGTCATCGCTCCAGCCCAGGATGTTCAACGGCAGATTTCGAGCCACGAGAAGGATAATGGTGATATGTTTCCCCCGAGGACAGATGtgccgcctcctccacccaATGGAGGCTATGGATGGGTTTGCTGTGCCTGTGTTGCGACTATCAACGCCCATACATGGGGTCTCAACTCGAGTTACGGAGTCTTTCTCGCCCACTTCATTGCCAACAACACATTCCCCGGAGCAACATCTCTTCACTACGCTTTTGTCGGATCATTAAGTATCGCTTGTGCCATGCTTGTCTCACCCCTTGCTACACTCTGCGTTCGCGAATTCGGCACGAAACCTACGCTCTTCGCGGGCATCGTCTTGGAAACCGCTAGCTTGATATGCGCTAGCTTTGCGACCAAGATATATCAACTCTTCCTCACCCAGGGTGTTTGCTTTGGTCTTGGAATGGGCTTGCTCTTTGTTCCCAGCGTTGGTATCGTTCCCCAATGGTTCACAACTCGTCGGTCTCTCGCAAACGGCATCAGTGCAGCTGGTTCGGGTCTCGGTGGTTTGTTATACTCTTTGGCAGCTGGAGCTATCATCAGGAACATCAGCCTCGCATGGGCTTACAGAATACTCGGCATTattgtcttcgtcgtcaatATCATCTGCACTATCCTACTCAAGGATCGCAACAAGATCATTGGCTCTCGTCAAGCACCCTTTGACCTCGGACTTCTCAAACGTGCCGAGTTTATCCTGCTTCTTGGTTATGGGTGGTTCAGTATGTTGGGATATGTggttctcatcttcagtctGGCAAACTATGCCAACTTCATTGGTCTCGATGCCTCTCAAGCAGCCATGGTCAGCGCCATCTTCAATCTGGGTCAGGCTGCCGGCCGCCCTTTCATCGGGTATTTCAGTGATCGCACCGGGCGAATTAACATGGCCTGCGGGACAACCTGGCTAGCTGCAATTCTCGTCTTTGCTATCTGGATCAACGCCAAGTCTTAtgggcttctcctcttcttcaccatcgTGGGAGGTGGCATGGCCGGAACCTACTGGGCAACAGTGGCTCCAGTCACAGCCGAGGTCGTCGGCCTTGCTGATGTTCCTGCTGCGCTCAACTTGACCTGGGTCATCATCAGCTTGCCTTGTACGTTCAGCACACCCATTGCTCTACAGATTGTTGCCGGTACCGGAAAGTACATCGGCGCCCAAATCTTTGTCGGCGTAATGTATATCGCTGGAGGGCtgtgcctcttcttcctgcgCGGCTGGAAGATTGGTGAACTCCGTGAGATTGCTCGTGCTACGAATCATGATCCCGAGGAAATACATCGCGTTAGATCTCAAGCGAGCGGTGCTATTAGTATCAAGAGCAGGAGAGTTGGTCGAAAGAAGATGATAGCTGAATGCTATAAGCCCAGCAAGGTTTAG
- a CDS encoding hypothetical protein (EggNog:ENOG41), whose translation MDDHSATDQSRSPPRKRPKTVRFPGEDCNADSLHMHDTESREVDYCDAIHKECSGMEIDSNHRYIYVVPENRAVVFFQGMNQAAATLDKDYMAKACEMVTFQFDSSRTMRLFSKLLKTHFENYGGVVPRVHAKILVFEIGTFPEAPLLNEWITVYHAHGSDTSAHNHVAALLDVSTDMGIELHLCRPWRNFGFLKGATTPLRDAGYDLSVTLEEVNWLQVPDQFISFLKAMSARAVTGKPLDDANLQFQSNLKIDIAKILVDHGNRFIRY comes from the exons ATGGACGACCACAGCGCGACTGATCAGAGTCGAAGC CCACCTCGCAAGAGACCCAAGACCGTTCGCTTTCCGGGTGAAGACTGCAATGCGGACAGTCTCCACATGCACGATACGGAGTCAAGGGAGGTTGACTACTGTGATGCGATCCACAAAGAGTGCTCTGGTATGGAGATAGACTCGAATCATCGTTACATCTACGTTGTTCCTGAAAACCGAGCTGTGGTTTTCTTCCAGGGCATGAACCAAGCCGCAGCAACTCTCGACAAGGACTATATGGCCAAGGCATGTGAAATGGTAACATTTCAATTCGATTCAAGCCGCACTATGAGGCTATTCTCAAAGCTTCTCAAAACGCACTTCGAGAACTATGGAGGCGTTGTACCCCGAGTCCATGCGAAGATTCTGGTATTCGAAATTGGTACTTTTCCCGAAGCACCACTTCTCAACGAATGGATCACAGTATACCACGCACATGGATCCGACACAAGCGCTCATAATCAC GTGGCCGCCTTGCTCGATGTTTCGACCGACATGGGAATTGAGCTCCATCTCTGCCGTCCCTGGAGAAACTTTGGTTTCCTCAAAGGGGCTACTACTCCTCTACGAGACGCTGGGTATGATCTGTCGGTCACTTTGGAAGAGGTCAACTGGCTCCAAGTGCCAGACCAATTCATCAGCTTCCTGAAGGCAATGTCAGCCAGAGCGGTAACTGGAAAACCTCTAGATGATGCGAATCTCCAATTCCAGTCGAATCTCAAAATTGACATTGCTAAAATTTTGGTCGATCACGGCAATCGTTTCATCCGCTATTGA